A DNA window from Dunckerocampus dactyliophorus isolate RoL2022-P2 chromosome 17, RoL_Ddac_1.1, whole genome shotgun sequence contains the following coding sequences:
- the skp2 gene encoding S-phase kinase-associated protein 2: MPEESMPLQDVPCLSVQGSLLCKGSSKRKWTEGQDAECTPTELIQQWSPGHKQQRSMCKGKENDCNHFVISRRSRKRKESLSGISWDNLPDELILRILFFLPLHDLLRTSVTCRRWHRLAFDESLWHSVDLEGMTNLGPALQQVLKTGVQRLRCPRSFIDNLHVTDTCKLQIAEMDLSSSIITTPTLESILSRCHLLECLSLEGLQLSDAIISGLANNPRLRQLNLSGCSDFSADALAHMLQSCSRIEQLNISWCAFDNSHVRSVVSHVTPSVAKLNLSGYRDSLTLDDMKVLVARCPRLLTLDLSDSTQLMADCFPVLSELQHLLHLSLSRCYHIHIAALTNLRKTFRTLHYLDVFGLVNDSHLPVLRKENPGICINSWPFSAIARPTPADVVGGLSMWNRKSRLRFKL, encoded by the exons ATGCCAGAAGAAAG TATGCCACTGCAGGATGTGCCCTGCCTCAGCGTCCAGGGTTCCTTGTTGTGTAAAGGCAGCAGCAAACGGAAGTGGACTGAGGGTCAGGACGCCGAATGCACCCCAACAGAGCTCATCCAACAGTGGTCACCTGGACACAAACAACAACGCTCCATGTGCAAGGGGAAAGAGAACGACTGCAACCACTTTGTCATCTCCAGACGCTCAAGAAAGAGGAAGGAATCGCTGTCAG GTATTTCATGGGACAaccttcctgatgagctgattcTCAggatcctcttcttcctcccacTGCACGACCTCCTCAGGACATCAGTCACTTGCAGGCGCTGGCATCGCCTAGC GTTCGATGAGTCACTGTGGCACAGTGTAGACCTGGAGGGGATGACCAACCTGGGTCCAGCTCTGCAGCAGGTTCTGAAGACGGGCGTGCAAAGGCTACGTTGCCCTCGCTCTTTTATAGACAACCTGCATGTAACGGACACATG CAAACTGCAGATAGCTGAAATGGACCTGTCCAGCTCCATCATCACGACCCCAACCCTGGAGAGCATCCTCAGTCGCTGTCACCTGTTGGAGTGTCTCAGTCTGGAAGGCTTGCAACTCTCTGACGCCATCATCAG CGGTCTGGCCAATAATCCACGCCTACGTCAGCTCAACCTCAGCGGCTGCTCGGACTTCTCTGCCGACGCTCTCGCTCACATGCTACAATCCTGCTCAAG AATAGAACAACTGAACATATCCTGGTGCGCCTTTGACAATAGTCATGTGAGGAGCGTCGTCAGTCATGTGACCCCCAGTGTTGCAAAGCTCAACCTCAGCGGCTACAGGGACAGCCTCACGCTAGACG ACATGAAGGTGTTGGTTGCCAGATGTCCTCGCCTTCTTACTCTCGATCTCAG TGACAGTACTCAGCTGATGGCCGACTGCTTCCCCGTCCTCTCGGAGCTGCAACACCTGCTGCATCTGTCCTTGAGCCGCTGCTACCACATTCACATCGCCGCCCTCAC CAACCTCAGGAAAACCTTCCGCACGCTGCATTACCTGGACGTGTTCGGCCTTGTGAACGACAGCCACCTGCCGGTGCTGAGGAAAGAGAACCCGGGCATTTGCATCA